Proteins encoded in a region of the Malaciobacter mytili LMG 24559 genome:
- a CDS encoding heavy-metal-associated domain-containing protein has protein sequence MKKTFKVNNIACANCANLIKASLEENFGEILVNLEKEPREVTLEIENEKKEVEFKAEIKELGFEVIEK, from the coding sequence ATGAAAAAGACATTTAAAGTAAATAATATAGCTTGCGCAAATTGTGCAAATTTGATTAAAGCATCTTTAGAGGAAAATTTTGGGGAAATTTTAGTAAATCTAGAAAAAGAACCAAGAGAAGTAACTCTTGAAATTGAAAATGAAAAAAAAGAAGTAGAATTTAAAGCTGAGATAAAAGAACTTGGATTTGAAGTTATTGAGAAATAA
- a CDS encoding DUF2062 domain-containing protein, with the protein MPRKKLKKILPTHQKIQEQKFLKIFGNLLYKKGLWSLSRRKVILGVFIGIFVACLPMPFQMVLATLLAIVFNANLPISFLLIFISNPLTMPPLFYFEYQLGKLIFQPSSAIEFSFDSMYENFDQIALCLWIGAFTLGVFSAFISMYSVNILWIRSVRKSRRNKNY; encoded by the coding sequence TTGCCAAGAAAAAAGCTAAAAAAGATACTACCAACACATCAAAAGATACAAGAACAAAAGTTTTTAAAAATCTTTGGAAATCTTTTATATAAAAAGGGGCTTTGGAGTCTTTCAAGAAGAAAAGTTATTCTTGGTGTATTTATAGGTATTTTTGTAGCTTGTCTTCCTATGCCATTTCAAATGGTTTTAGCAACACTTTTAGCAATAGTTTTTAATGCAAATCTGCCAATTAGTTTTCTTTTAATATTTATAAGCAATCCTTTGACTATGCCACCTCTTTTTTATTTTGAATATCAGTTAGGAAAACTTATCTTTCAACCTTCTTCTGCTATTGAGTTTAGTTTTGATTCAATGTATGAAAATTTTGACCAAATAGCTTTATGTTTATGGATAGGAGCTTTTACTTTAGGTGTTTTTTCTGCTTTTATCTCTATGTATAGTGTAAATATACTTTGGATAAGAAGTGTTAGAAAAAGTAGAAGAAATAAAAACTACTAA
- a CDS encoding ankyrin repeat domain-containing protein yields the protein MSFLKKFLKLESHSQDDTLVEAIKNDNLKKVTALLNIEDINKEDEDFKTPLVFALNHSSLNVTKFLIENGANLEETLEGNSIISHLIKVNASIEMLDYMRSIGASTIYEYGQSPLEMAIKTASSFETFKYIFENFGTNIPEGKKYLIHEIADSENIDFKTKVKLLELLVKEYDFDINEDESELHLSSKLFNKRDFELLAEVIKLGACVNSVASNLLTFMGEKKVKELSSHILKYPINNPKYILEILDFDTFKEYILNTNNINGILLSITKSTMLHDKQKIQLAKIALEKGANINELTTSDHPTNVLYTFTSHFDIGKNTLYLDFLLDNGAKIEDNGFSALFTAIMENDISLVKHLLNKGADVNFVNYFDNTAINFIISPKAKFNNVQEKIKMFELLIENGLDMNIKLSHYQNSGSNYTPAIEAIIDISESEFVEYVLEKFPNIEINDTVIRYAITRDIDINVAKKIIAYNPYVIFENEKYSKIKEKYYDSGILELAIDNEKEELVNHILDTYSDVKSYGELVSLVIKAIYSKFSINTIKRVISIDPDLNRLYYVFSDDPHSETTLIRFLRSCHEYLTQEQRVEILRELVKYNADIYASLTRLEATKSNLDNVGILVQQALNNVFEPKVLEFFLESGFDPYKPTANLNESQMHSLINRFGQVSDESCIEYLEFFKEKGFKVDFEHKNVFDTDILLGAAMMNRPKTIKWLIDHGANVHVIGGFDNSPALHKAISNYDNTNPMLRAKTVKVLIEAGCDIEQIDSEQFTPLMSAANYGCFESVRVLLEAKANPNFFNEAGESAVHRAILGEVKAYDDKENSNLVRSKILAVLKDTGADLNQSSNEVLPALHLSIIRDKKDIFNTLLQLDLDLNALDMLGRTPLMVAIAYGDIYYVNRLMSNKKIKLDIVDNNNESIHFSAVIRSDTSMGLKMLKYFIEKKVPLTNGAGGFTLLHTAGYYANFKAIDILKEFFPDFNIKDSQGFTPLHWTVYSNIDIEQDLRIQMIRELVENKANINERLPNGENALTLAVYAGFKDVSDELISLGCDIQVALNTLENIEGVPSEAIEYLKSRI from the coding sequence ATGTCATTTCTTAAAAAATTTCTAAAATTGGAAAGCCATTCTCAAGATGATACTTTAGTAGAAGCAATAAAAAACGATAACCTAAAAAAAGTTACTGCTTTACTAAATATAGAAGATATTAATAAAGAAGATGAAGATTTTAAAACACCTTTGGTATTTGCATTAAATCATTCAAGCTTAAATGTAACAAAATTTCTAATTGAAAATGGGGCAAACTTAGAAGAAACACTTGAGGGTAATTCAATAATTTCTCATCTAATAAAAGTAAATGCTAGTATAGAAATGCTTGATTATATGAGAAGTATTGGTGCAAGTACAATTTATGAATATGGGCAAAGCCCTTTAGAAATGGCAATAAAAACAGCTAGTTCTTTTGAAACTTTTAAATATATTTTTGAAAATTTTGGAACAAATATACCAGAGGGGAAAAAGTATCTTATTCATGAGATTGCAGATTCAGAAAATATAGATTTTAAAACAAAAGTAAAACTTCTTGAGCTTTTAGTAAAAGAGTATGATTTTGATATAAATGAAGATGAAAGTGAGCTACATCTTTCATCAAAACTATTTAATAAAAGAGATTTTGAGCTTTTAGCTGAGGTTATTAAACTTGGTGCTTGTGTAAACTCTGTTGCAAGTAATCTTTTAACATTTATGGGAGAGAAAAAAGTAAAAGAGTTATCTTCTCATATCTTAAAATATCCAATAAATAATCCTAAGTATATTTTAGAAATTTTAGATTTTGATACTTTTAAAGAGTATATCTTAAATACAAATAATATAAATGGCATACTTCTTTCTATTACAAAAAGCACTATGCTTCATGATAAACAAAAAATACAATTAGCTAAAATTGCCCTTGAAAAAGGTGCAAATATAAATGAACTTACAACTTCAGACCATCCTACAAATGTTTTATATACTTTTACTTCTCATTTTGATATAGGAAAAAATACTTTATATTTAGATTTTTTATTAGATAATGGTGCAAAAATTGAAGATAATGGTTTTTCTGCTTTATTTACTGCTATTATGGAAAATGATATATCTTTAGTAAAACATTTACTAAATAAAGGTGCAGATGTAAATTTTGTAAATTATTTTGATAATACAGCTATAAACTTTATTATATCTCCAAAAGCAAAGTTTAATAATGTGCAAGAAAAGATAAAAATGTTTGAACTTCTAATAGAAAATGGTTTAGATATGAATATTAAGCTTTCTCATTATCAAAACTCTGGTTCAAATTATACACCTGCAATTGAGGCTATTATTGATATATCAGAGAGTGAATTTGTAGAGTATGTTTTAGAAAAGTTTCCTAATATAGAGATAAATGATACAGTAATAAGATATGCAATAACAAGAGATATAGATATTAATGTAGCTAAGAAAATTATTGCATATAATCCATATGTAATATTTGAAAATGAAAAATATAGCAAAATAAAAGAAAAATATTATGATTCTGGAATTTTAGAACTGGCTATTGATAATGAAAAAGAAGAATTAGTAAATCATATTTTAGATACTTATAGTGATGTGAAATCTTATGGGGAACTGGTTTCTTTAGTAATAAAGGCTATTTATTCTAAGTTTAGTATTAATACTATAAAAAGAGTAATTAGTATTGACCCTGATTTAAATAGACTATATTATGTTTTTTCTGATGACCCACATTCAGAAACAACACTTATAAGATTTTTAAGAAGTTGTCATGAGTATTTAACACAAGAACAAAGAGTTGAAATTTTAAGAGAGTTAGTTAAATACAATGCTGATATTTATGCTTCTTTAACAAGACTTGAAGCAACAAAAAGTAATTTAGATAATGTTGGTATTTTAGTTCAACAAGCTTTAAATAATGTTTTTGAGCCAAAAGTATTAGAGTTTTTCCTAGAAAGTGGTTTTGATCCATATAAACCAACAGCAAATTTAAATGAATCGCAAATGCACTCTTTAATCAATAGATTTGGACAAGTTTCAGATGAGTCTTGTATTGAATATTTAGAGTTTTTTAAAGAAAAAGGTTTTAAAGTAGATTTTGAACATAAAAATGTTTTTGATACAGATATTCTTTTAGGTGCAGCTATGATGAATAGACCAAAAACTATAAAATGGTTAATAGACCATGGAGCAAATGTTCATGTTATTGGAGGTTTTGATAATTCTCCTGCTTTACATAAAGCTATTTCAAACTATGATAATACAAATCCAATGCTAAGAGCCAAAACTGTTAAAGTTTTAATAGAAGCTGGTTGTGATATAGAACAAATAGACTCAGAGCAGTTTACACCACTTATGAGTGCTGCAAATTATGGATGTTTTGAAAGTGTTAGGGTTTTATTAGAGGCTAAAGCAAACCCAAATTTCTTTAATGAAGCAGGAGAAAGTGCAGTACATAGGGCCATTTTAGGGGAGGTTAAAGCTTATGATGATAAAGAAAACTCAAATTTAGTAAGATCAAAAATCTTAGCAGTATTAAAAGATACCGGGGCAGATTTAAATCAATCTTCAAATGAAGTTCTTCCTGCTTTACATTTAAGTATTATAAGAGATAAAAAAGATATTTTTAATACTTTACTTCAATTAGATTTAGATTTAAATGCTTTAGATATGTTAGGAAGAACACCTCTTATGGTAGCAATTGCTTATGGGGATATTTATTATGTAAATAGACTTATGAGTAATAAAAAAATAAAACTTGATATAGTTGATAATAACAATGAATCTATACATTTTAGTGCTGTAATAAGAAGTGATACTTCAATGGGCTTAAAAATGCTTAAATACTTTATTGAAAAGAAGGTTCCTCTAACAAATGGAGCAGGGGGCTTTACTCTTCTTCATACAGCAGGTTATTATGCAAATTTTAAAGCTATTGATATTTTAAAAGAGTTTTTCCCTGATTTTAATATAAAAGACTCACAAGGGTTTACTCCTCTTCATTGGACGGTTTATAGTAATATAGATATAGAACAAGATTTAAGAATACAAATGATAAGAGAGCTAGTTGAAAATAAAGCTAATATAAATGAAAGACTTCCAAATGGAGAAAATGCTTTAACTTTAGCAGTATATGCAGGTTTTAAAGATGTATCAGATGAACTAATCTCTTTAGGTTGTGATATTCAAGTTGCTTTAAATACTTTAGAAAATATTGAGGGAGTCCCTTCTGAAGCTATTGAGTATTTAAAAAGTAGAATATAA
- a CDS encoding ankyrin repeat domain-containing protein, whose amino-acid sequence MSFLDKLFGNKQEKKEEETLFETTKEFFQKDESIEELIKTNSLDVIKTKLDKTNFRQEDESFRRPLYYATINKKIEVIKYLFELGSDFEDAKATNGSTAISTLILSKDTKVLKTFIEYGYKITSGETKVMAMAISSCPLEFIKLLIELDVPMDSYTDSFFDNYTPLEYALINKREYPIIEALIEAGCPLNEEENTPFVCRLIYSSLEPTLKAKTLHLLKRLNKLDLTLKDTQGDSLIKQAITKGDNRSLKELIILGADFSEYPHQIKKMLSVKDLEDIATEINKENRDISEFLSLLPSLNIQNYIEQSKDLTNIDIVYQISINARIDEKSKIQLLTSALAKGANIETTPEDKNNVLYLLTKDLFIGKDLSVVKFLLENGAKIEYNGFSALFYAITNYNLPLIELLLEYNADVNFVDKLNEGVINYFYKENATLNTIAKKREIFQLLLTYKLDLNTKVSYTEKVEEEFVSFFTIFILENELRILQYILDNKEIYISDEESIYFAIKNLSKDELLKKIIAINPYYERKNYYKKANSNATVLALALEYLLEHMIEYLLDTYKEFKAYNETHPILLEVFHSYFSLELVTRLIQTDPNINRYYTFEDEYKQTYEATLLLQTVKLASNVNTQNRYFKIIKALLQNGADINATVKLSHKNKSLPKESSIFVQAVNLNKINKELYDLFYEYGGSLIKPISLSFNEMPIHTILQNHLKNDEVAVEYLEYCWQKQPFDILYKNNLDTDIFLGAAMNCLPKALKYLVNKGANIHIVGGFDNSPALHKAISNYQNIDTLQRVQTVQTLLDLGVSLEQFDNKQMTPLMCAAYVGTTQVVKELIKYKADVNNLNENNETAIHQAVLGKYSYDLNFRFETTKSKIIADLVEAGANINIVSKAGASALIYSISSNYREIFDTLLNLNANINLPCDAGYLPLYYAILQKDQYFINMLYKTGKLEVNKVNKFNFTVLHQLLEVNLHNKIFEEMLETLTSMNFDINYHMQIEPALLMYVKTMDFIGERQVGFVATKKKPKEADDEKAKLFIKYNADVKLCLEIAKKQKEPLDIIEYLEELQV is encoded by the coding sequence ATGTCATTTTTAGATAAATTATTTGGAAATAAGCAAGAAAAAAAAGAAGAAGAAACTCTTTTTGAAACAACAAAAGAGTTTTTTCAAAAAGATGAAAGTATTGAAGAGCTTATAAAAACAAACTCTTTAGATGTAATAAAAACAAAACTTGATAAAACAAACTTTAGACAAGAAGATGAGTCTTTTAGAAGACCTCTATACTATGCCACAATAAATAAAAAAATAGAGGTTATTAAGTATTTATTTGAACTTGGAAGTGATTTTGAAGATGCAAAAGCTACTAATGGAAGTACAGCTATAAGTACTCTTATACTTTCAAAAGATACTAAGGTTTTAAAAACTTTTATAGAGTATGGATATAAGATAACTTCTGGAGAAACTAAAGTTATGGCAATGGCAATAAGTAGTTGCCCTTTAGAGTTTATAAAACTTTTAATTGAACTTGATGTTCCTATGGATAGTTATACTGATAGTTTTTTTGATAATTATACTCCTTTGGAATATGCTTTAATAAATAAAAGAGAATACCCTATAATTGAAGCACTTATTGAAGCTGGTTGTCCTTTAAATGAAGAAGAAAATACTCCTTTTGTTTGTAGGCTTATATATAGCTCTTTAGAGCCAACTTTAAAAGCTAAAACTCTACATCTTCTAAAAAGATTAAATAAACTTGACTTAACACTTAAAGATACGCAAGGGGACTCTTTAATAAAACAAGCAATTACAAAAGGAGATAATAGGTCTTTAAAAGAACTAATTATTTTAGGTGCAGATTTTAGTGAATATCCTCATCAAATAAAAAAAATGTTAAGTGTAAAAGACTTAGAAGATATAGCAACTGAAATCAATAAAGAAAATAGAGATATTTCTGAGTTTTTATCTTTATTACCCTCTTTAAATATTCAAAATTATATAGAACAAAGTAAAGATTTAACTAATATAGATATAGTTTATCAAATATCTATAAATGCAAGAATTGATGAAAAAAGTAAAATACAACTACTAACAAGTGCCTTGGCTAAAGGTGCAAATATAGAAACTACTCCAGAAGATAAAAACAATGTCTTATATCTTTTAACAAAAGACTTATTTATAGGTAAGGATTTAAGTGTAGTTAAATTTTTACTTGAAAATGGTGCAAAGATAGAATATAATGGTTTTTCTGCTTTATTTTATGCTATTACTAATTATAATCTTCCTTTAATAGAGTTACTTTTAGAATATAATGCTGATGTAAACTTTGTAGATAAATTAAATGAAGGTGTAATAAACTATTTTTATAAAGAAAATGCTACTTTAAATACTATTGCTAAAAAAAGGGAAATTTTCCAACTTTTACTAACTTATAAACTTGATTTAAATACAAAAGTATCTTATACAGAAAAAGTTGAAGAAGAGTTTGTCTCTTTTTTCACTATTTTTATTTTAGAAAATGAGCTTCGAATTTTGCAGTATATTTTAGATAATAAAGAGATTTATATTAGTGATGAAGAGTCTATATATTTTGCTATAAAAAATCTTTCAAAAGATGAACTTTTAAAAAAGATTATTGCAATAAATCCTTATTATGAAAGAAAAAATTATTATAAAAAAGCAAACTCAAATGCAACAGTTTTAGCCTTAGCTTTAGAGTATCTTCTTGAACATATGATTGAATATCTTTTAGATACCTATAAAGAGTTTAAAGCTTACAATGAAACACACCCAATTCTTTTAGAAGTTTTTCATAGCTATTTTTCTTTAGAGTTAGTAACTAGACTTATACAAACAGACCCTAATATAAATAGATATTATACTTTTGAAGATGAATATAAACAAACATATGAAGCTACGCTACTACTTCAAACAGTAAAACTAGCTTCAAATGTAAATACTCAAAATAGATACTTTAAAATAATAAAAGCTTTATTGCAAAATGGTGCAGATATAAATGCTACTGTTAAATTATCTCATAAAAATAAAAGCCTTCCAAAAGAGAGTAGTATTTTTGTACAAGCAGTAAATCTTAATAAAATAAATAAAGAACTTTATGATTTATTTTATGAATATGGGGGAAGTTTAATTAAACCTATTAGTTTAAGTTTTAATGAAATGCCTATACATACAATACTTCAAAATCATTTAAAAAATGATGAGGTTGCTGTTGAATATTTAGAGTATTGTTGGCAAAAACAACCTTTTGATATTTTGTATAAAAACAATCTTGATACGGATATCTTTTTAGGTGCAGCTATGAATTGCTTGCCAAAAGCTTTAAAATATTTAGTTAATAAAGGTGCAAATATCCATATTGTTGGAGGTTTTGATAACTCTCCTGCTTTACATAAAGCTATATCAAATTATCAAAATATAGATACTTTACAAAGAGTACAAACTGTACAAACTCTATTAGACTTAGGAGTTAGTCTTGAGCAGTTTGATAATAAACAAATGACTCCTTTAATGTGTGCCGCATATGTGGGAACTACACAAGTGGTAAAAGAGCTTATAAAATATAAAGCAGATGTTAATAATCTAAATGAAAATAATGAAACAGCTATTCATCAAGCAGTTCTTGGAAAATATAGTTATGATTTAAACTTTAGATTTGAAACTACAAAAAGTAAAATTATTGCTGATTTAGTAGAAGCAGGGGCAAATATAAATATAGTAAGTAAAGCAGGAGCAAGTGCTTTAATCTACTCTATTTCTTCAAATTATAGGGAGATTTTTGATACTTTATTAAATCTTAATGCCAATATAAATCTTCCTTGTGATGCTGGATATTTACCTTTATATTATGCAATTCTTCAAAAAGACCAATATTTTATAAATATGCTTTATAAAACAGGAAAACTAGAAGTTAATAAAGTAAATAAGTTTAATTTTACAGTTTTACATCAACTTTTAGAAGTAAACTTACATAATAAAATCTTTGAAGAGATGCTAGAAACTCTTACTTCTATGAACTTTGATATAAACTATCATATGCAAATAGAACCGGCTTTATTAATGTATGTAAAAACTATGGATTTTATAGGGGAGAGACAAGTAGGATTTGTAGCAACTAAAAAGAAACCAAAAGAAGCAGATGATGAAAAAGCTAAACTTTTTATCAAATATAATGCTGATGTAAAGCTTTGCTTAGAAATTGCCAAAAAACAAAAAGAGCCTTTAGATATTATAGAGTATTTAGAAGAGTTACAAGTTTAA